The Streptosporangiales bacterium DNA window GCGGGAGACGGCGCTGCTGGAGACGGCGCGTGCGCTGATGCCGTACCTGCCGGTGGACCGGCTGGACCTCTGCGTGGTGCGGGAGATGGGCAAGAACATCAGCGGCACCGGGATGGACACCAACGTCATCGGCCGGCTGCGCATCGAGGGCCTGCCGGAGCCGCCGCGGCCGAGCATCCAGTACCTCGCCGTGCTCGACCTGACCGAGGAGTCGCACGGCAACGCGACCGGCGTAGGGCTGGCCGACTTCACCACCCAGCGGCTCGCCGACCGCATCGACCGCGCGGCGACGTACCTGAACTGCCTCACCAGCGGCAGCCCGATCCGCGGCGCGGTGCCGATGACGCTGCCCGACGACCGCGCGGTCTTCGACGCCGTATGGCAGGCGATGAAGCCGCAGCGGTTCGCCGACGTACGTGCCGCGGTGATCGCGGACACCCTGCACCTCGGCGAGCTGTGGCTGTCCGAGCGCAGCGCCGCAGAATGCGGCACCGACGTCGAGGTGCTTGGCGACCCGACCGACCTCACCTTCGACGGTGCCGGCTCGTTGGTCCTGCCGACGGCTCAGTAGCCGCGGACGGCGGCGTCGAGTGCCTCGCGGACGGTTGGGTAGCGGAACCGGAAGCCGGCGTCGAGCAGTCGGCGCGGCACTGCCTGCTGGCTGCCGAGCACCTCGCCGGCGTACTCGCCGAGGGCCGCCCGTAACGCGAACGCAGGCGCCACCGCCGGGGTGGGGCGGCGGAGGGTTGCGCCCAGCGCCCTGGTGAACTCCGCGTTGGTCACAGGGTACGGCGAGGTGACGTTCACTGGCCCGCGCAGCTCGTGGTCGAGGAGGAACCGCACCGCGCGGACGACGTCGGCCAGCGCCACCCAGCTCCAGTACTGCTCACCGGAGCCGAGCCGGCCGCCGAGGCCGAGACGGAACAACGGCAGCAGCTTCGCCAGCGCGCCCCCGCGGCGCGACAGCACGATGCCGAACCGCAGGTGGCAGACCCGCACGCCGGCCAGCCGGGCCGGTTCCGTAGCGGCCTCCCAGGCGCGGCACATGTCGGGGACGAAGCCGGTGCCACGCGGCTCGTCCTCGTCGACGGCGCGCGTGGTGGGGCCGTACGCGCCCACGCCGGACGCGGAGAGCAGCACCCGCGGCGGCGGGTCGAACCCGGCCAGCGCCGTGGCCAGCGTGCCGGTGGCGGCCGTACGGCTCTCTACCAGCGTCCGTTTGTACGCCGCCGACCAGCGGTGGTCGCCGATGCCGGCACCGGCGAGGTTCACCGCTGCGTCGACGGGCCCGAGCTCGCGGAGGTCCAGCTCACCCGCGGCCGGGTCCCACCGCACCTCCTCGACGGCATGCGGGGGTCGGCGCACCAACCGCACCACCTCGTGCCCGTCGGCCTCGAGTACGTGACCGAGGGCGGTGCCTACCAGCCCACTCGAGCCGGTGACGGCGATGCGCATATCGTGGTCGTTGGGCGTCAGTCCAGGCCGAGGTCGGCCTCGAACCTGCCCTCCTCCAGCCGGTCCTTGATGGTGTTCAGGAAGCGCGCGGCGTCGGCGCCGTCGACCAGCCGGTGGTCGTAGGTGAGCGCGAGGTACACCATGTGGCGGATCGCGATCGTCTCACCGATCTCCGGGTCGTCGATGACGACCGGACGCTTCACTACCGAGCCGGTGCCGAGGATGCCCATCTGCGGCTGCACGATGATCGGCGTGTCGAGGAGGGCACCGCGGCTGCCGGTGTTGCTGAGCGTGAACGTCGCACCGCCGAGCTCGTCCGGCGACACCTTGTTCGCGCGCGTGCGGTCGGCCAGGTCGGTGACCTTCTTCGCCAGGCCAGGCAGG harbors:
- a CDS encoding TIGR01777 family protein, with translation MRIAVTGSSGLVGTALGHVLEADGHEVVRLVRRPPHAVEEVRWDPAAGELDLRELGPVDAAVNLAGAGIGDHRWSAAYKRTLVESRTAATGTLATALAGFDPPPRVLLSASGVGAYGPTTRAVDEDEPRGTGFVPDMCRAWEAATEPARLAGVRVCHLRFGIVLSRRGGALAKLLPLFRLGLGGRLGSGEQYWSWVALADVVRAVRFLLDHELRGPVNVTSPYPVTNAEFTRALGATLRRPTPAVAPAFALRAALGEYAGEVLGSQQAVPRRLLDAGFRFRYPTVREALDAAVRGY